DNA from uncultured Ilyobacter sp.:
AAGATCTTTTTTTTAGATTCATTAGAGATTTCTCAGTCACACTTTCCTTCTCAGAGACTAGTCTTATTGCTATTTCTTCTAACTCTTTCTTCTTTTCATTGGAAAGCATATTAAACTCCTCTATAGAGATTAATTCATTTCTCTGTTGAGCTAGACTATCTTCAACCATATCGGTTTCCTGTGAATTTGTAATATCAAACTTAGTTGATTTTTTTTGTTTATCTTTTTTTTCCTTTATCTCTGGTTTTACATTTTTCATGATTCCATTTATATACTGTACAACAGTAGTCTTTATTTCATATTTAACGCCCTCATACAGCCTTTTCAGAATATCTAACGCATACTCTTCCCCATACTCATCTACAAGTTTTTGTATTTTATTGTCTGCCCGTTTATTCCATGCTCTAGATACAAAAATATTTCTCTTCGCGTTCAGTATGCCGTTTTTCAACTTTACAGAAACAAAATTATCTTTGTGAGAAAAAGTATCCTCTTTAGATCTACTCCCTTGCTTTTCAGTTCTTTTTCTATTAAATTTTAAGTTTTTTTCTTCGATTATTTCAGTATATTCAGCTTTTCCATTAGTTGCTTCTATTTTGTGAGAAAAAGTATCCTTGTTGTTTTCTACGATATAAAATTCAATGCTTTTGATACTTCTTCCAAGTTTATTTTTCTTGTAATCTATCTTCAGAGAAGTATTTAAGTTTATATCCTCCTTTGCTTTAAATAAAACCTTTTTGTCTAAGTTAGACATCTTGTCGTAGCTCTTATTTGTACAATCTAGATACTCTCTTAGATCTGAAAGATTAATGGTTCGTTTACCTATGTTTTCATACTGTTTAAGCATTTGGTATATTCTCTTACCATATTTGCTGTTTAAAGATAAAAATTCCCTCAGTGAATACTGGGTAAACTGCTGATTTAACTCTTTTATTAAAGGAACTATATTCTTATTAATTTCAACTCTTACTTCTTTATTATCTATATCAAAACTCAAAGTTGGAAAAGGCTTTATCCTGTCATATCCTTTTGAGGTTTTAAGATAAATAGTTCTATCCTGTAGTCCTTCTATAATTGTGGTAAAGGTTTTATAACCTCTGTGTTTACTGCTGGTAAGTCCTTTTATTTCATCACTGTTAAAAATAACTTCATTTTCTTTTTCTTTCCTCATCTTATACAGAATAACTATGAAAAGATTTAACTCCAGTTCCGTAAAATTTTCAAATTTACTTTCATTTATATAATTGTGATGAGTTACTACTGCATTCTTCATACTTTATACACATCCCTAAAAACGACCTACAATAAGGATACCACATAAAAAAAAGGTATGCTAGTTAAACATAGAAAAATATATTTAGGAGTGTGAGAAAAAGTATCCTCAAAAAGTGAGAAAAAGTATCCCTATTGTGAGAAAAAGTATCCTTATTGTGAGAAAAAGTATCCTCTTTCGTTCTGTATGTCTTATACTTATTGATATACAGAAGTCTTAAAACATTAAAATATTAAAAAAAAACAACAAAAGGATGTATTTTTAATTTTTTTTTGATAAGAAAAACTATCTAGTTTAAAAATTCTACTCCTATCATTGATTAGAAGTTACCTATATGGTAAAATTGTAGAAAAATAACTGGAGGGTATCTTTGTGATTGTCTATATAAAAAACTATAAAGGTGGAGTAGGAAAATCAACAATAACAAAAAACTTAGCTCACGGCTCTTCTCTCGTGGGGCAAAAAACTTTAGTTGTTACCTTTGATACTCAAAATGATTCATATAGAATGTTGACTGGAAAAAGATGGGGAGATACAAAAGGTTTTAAAGAATTTGTCAGAACAGGAGAAACAAATGTACTTAACCTAAAAAACAATCTTTGGTACTATCCTCTAGAAACAGATATATTCGGATCTAACTTAAAGGATAAATTAACAAAAGCATTTGAAAAATTAAAAACAGAGTATGATCTGATATTTATCGACGGAGCTCCTGCAGGAGATAATATTTTAGATAAAATAGGAATAGAAGAAGCAGATAAGATAATAGTCCCAATGTTAATGGATGCCTATTCCCTAGATGGACT
Protein-coding regions in this window:
- a CDS encoding replication initiation protein, which translates into the protein MKNAVVTHHNYINESKFENFTELELNLFIVILYKMRKEKENEVIFNSDEIKGLTSSKHRGYKTFTTIIEGLQDRTIYLKTSKGYDRIKPFPTLSFDIDNKEVRVEINKNIVPLIKELNQQFTQYSLREFLSLNSKYGKRIYQMLKQYENIGKRTINLSDLREYLDCTNKSYDKMSNLDKKVLFKAKEDINLNTSLKIDYKKNKLGRSIKSIEFYIVENNKDTFSHKIEATNGKAEYTEIIEEKNLKFNRKRTEKQGSRSKEDTFSHKDNFVSVKLKNGILNAKRNIFVSRAWNKRADNKIQKLVDEYGEEYALDILKRLYEGVKYEIKTTVVQYINGIMKNVKPEIKEKKDKQKKSTKFDITNSQETDMVEDSLAQQRNELISIEEFNMLSNEKKKELEEIAIRLVSEKESVTEKSLMNLKKRSFSIYFNTIKKYIKRP
- a CDS encoding ParA family protein, whose protein sequence is MIVYIKNYKGGVGKSTITKNLAHGSSLVGQKTLVVTFDTQNDSYRMLTGKRWGDTKGFKEFVRTGETNVLNLKNNLWYYPLETDIFGSNLKDKLTKAFEKLKTEYDLIFIDGAPAGDNILDKIGIEEADKIIVPMLMDAYSLDGLAKFLKTKEAEKVSMIIPNMYSGTKIQKAHYEAVVDYLDNTSISVAPPIKRLSLEEELSHDGKSIFDTEAKKSLETRENYLQILGGILNG